The segment GATGATTTCTTTGGTGTGCGGGGTTAGATATATGCAAAACGTTTCGACTATTACCAAACCCCGCATAGATCTGTTATCGATAGTATTATCCACTATCGGATTTGGTGGAATAGTATTTGGTTTTAGTAATGCTGGTGAAACCTCTGGGTGGAGCAATCCGTCCGTGTTCTTGTCTTTAACCGTAGGTATTGTTGCTTTAATTGGTTTTTGTTTTCGCCAGTTGTCCCTGAAGCAGCCTGTTCTCAATTTGCAGGTATTTCAATACCCAATGTTTGCGCTTGGAGTGCTTCTTGTAATGTTTTGTGCGATGATTATTTTTGCTTCGGTACTTATTTTACCGCTTTATCTGCAAGGCGGTCTTGAAGTATCAATGTTTTTGGCGGGAATCATGATGCTTCCAGGCGGGCTGATCAATGGAGTTATGTCTCAGCTGACGGGGCGTCTGTTTGATAGAATCGGCCCGAGAATGCTTGTCATTCCCGGCTTTATCATTATTATTGCTGTAGGGTGGATATTTTCAGGGATAACACAAAGTTCAACGATTACTTTGATTGTTGCACTACACTCCTTTTTAATGTTAGGAACAGCTATGGTCGGGACACCTGTACAAACGAACGCACTAAATCAACTTCCCCGGCAGTTATATCCTGACGGAACAGCAATTATGACTACCTTGCAGCAAGTGGCAGGTGCTATTGGCACGGCCCTTGCTGTATACTTCTTGTCCATAGGTCGAGAAAAATATCTGAAATCTACAGTAAATTCTGCTGATTTAACCAACTCCGCAGCTTGGATTGCGGGAGTCCAAACGTGTTTTTCTTTGTATTGATCGTTTCAGTTATTGGCCTGCTTTTTTCCTTTTTTATCAGATGGGTTAGAGGGACTAGAGAGGTATCTGAAGGAGAATAGGAACAATACTGCGGAATATTAAAAGAATTGCAAAAATTATTTATTATTTTTTGCAATGTTAATAGGAAAATAAAAACTGACAGCGAAAGTATCATCAAGGGACAGCATAGAATCAAAACAAAATAAAAGGGATGATGGCTGGGGGAGAGACCGCGTAAGCGGCGCCGAAGGGGTAAGTCTTTGTTAAACTCTCAGGCAAAAGGACCGTGGCCGGACTATACTCTGGAGAGCGCGTTTTATGTTGGAATAAGACGCCACCGAAGAGGAAGCTTTTAAGCGAATCTTTCAGGTCGTAGGACAGAGACAAAGAAGATCAGTCTTCTTTGTCTCTGTTTTTTTATGCTCTATTCTACCTTGGCGCATAGTACATATGAGGAGGGGATGAGTATGACTCAAAAGACGCCGCTTTATGATATCCATGTCCAATACGGCGGCAAGATTATCGAGTTTGGCGGCTGGATGCTGCCGGTGCAGTATAGCGGCATCATCGCTGAACACCGGGCAGTGCGGGAAAAGGCCGGTCTGTTTGATGTTTCCCATATGGGGGAAGTGAAGGTTAATGGACCGGATGCCCTGGCTTATCTGCAGAAGGCAGTTACCAATGATGTGGCTCGGCTGGCGGATTATCAGGTGCAGTATACCCCCATGTGTTATCCGGACGGCGGGACGGTAGACGATCTTTTAATCTATCGCTGCGGAGCGCAAGAGTACCTGCTGGTAATCAACGCTGCTAATATTGCAAAAGACTATGACTGGCTGAAACGGAACACCGCCGGCTTTAATGTGACGGTTGACAATGTTTCCTCTCAGACCGCCCAGTTAGCCTTGCAGGGACCTCTGGCCCAGACGATCTTATCCCAAATTACCCAGGCGCCCCTGGACAAGATCGGCTATTACTGGTTTATGCGGTCAGTCCAGGTGGCCGGCAGGCAGGTGATGCTGTCGCGGACCGGGTATACCGGCGAAGACGGTTTTGAGATCTATTGCCGTAATGAGGATGCTGCGCCGCTATGGGAAGCGATCATGACCGCCGGTAAAAATCAGGGCTTGCTGCCGGCAGGTCTTGGCTGCCGGGATACTCTCAGATTGGAGGCCTGTCTGCCTCTATACGGCCATGAATTGTCGCCGCAAATTTCGCCCCTGGAAGCAGGTTTGGGCTATTTTGTCAAGCTGGATAAAGGGGACTTCAACGGGCGGGAGGTCTTGCTCCGCCAGAAGGAACAGGGACTAACCCGGAAATTGGCTGGTTTTGTCCTGACCGACCGGGGTGTGGCCCGTTCCGAGTACCCGGTGATAGCAGCCGGGCGGCAGGCAGGACAGGTGACCAGCGGTTCTTATTCGCCCACCCTGGATAAAAATCTGGGCTTGGCCCTGGTGGAAACCGAATTCGCCGGCCAGGGGCAGAAGCTGGAAATTGAAATTCGCGGCAAAAACGCGGCCGCAGAAGTCATAGCCAGACCATTTTATAAAAGAAAGGGGTAATCATAATGAATTTTCCCAAGGAGCTGAAATATTCCAAAGAGCACGAGTGGATCAAAGTAGAGGGCAAGCGGGCCACAATCGGCATTACCGATTTCGCCCAGAGTCAGCTGGGGGATGTGGTGTTTGTGGAGCTGCCGAACACGGGGAGAACAGTAAAGGCCGGTGAGACGTTCTCGGTGGTGGAATCGGTCAAGGCTGTGTCGGATATTTATGCGCCGGTTTCCGGCACGGTGGTGGCGGTGAATGAGAAATTGAACGACACGCCGGAAGCCGTCAATCTTTCCCCCTATGAAGACGCCTGGATCGCCGTGATTGAAATGTCTGACCCGGGAGAACTGGAGGGACTGCTGGACAGCGGCGCTTATGAGCAATTCACCGCCGAAGGAGGGCACTGATCATGATCAGGAGCTATCTGCCCCACACTGAAGCTGACCGGCAGGCCATGCTGGGTGTGATCGGCGTGCACTCGGCCCAGGAACTTTTTGCCGACATACCGCCCAATTTGAGATTGGCCCGGTCCCTGGACCTGCCGGCGGCCATGGCTGAGCCGGAACTGGCCCGGCATCTGCAGGATATGGCAAAGAGCAACGCCAGCCTGGAGGATTATGCCTGCTTTCTCGGGGCCGGCTCTTATGACCACTATATTCCCAGCGTTGTGGACCATGTGATCCGCCGTTCGGAATTCTACACCGCCTATACACAGTATCAGCCGGAAATCGCCCAGGGGTATCTCCAGGCTTTATGGGAATACCAGAGCATGATCTGCGAAATTACCGGCATGGAAGCAGCCAACGCCTCCATGTATGACGGCGGCACGGCTCTGGCCGAAGCGGCCATGGCAGCCTGCGGCGCTGTCGGCCGGAATGAGGTGATCGTGGCCGGGACGGTGCATCCTCACTACCGCACCTTGCTGGGGACTTATAGCATTGACAAAGGGTATCAGATCAAAGAGGCCGCCTGGGCTGAAGGGGTTACGGATCTGCCCAAGCTGGAACAGCAGGTCAGCTCCGCCACGGCGGCGGTCCTGATCCAGATGCCCAACTTTTTCGGCTGCCTGGAGGATGTGAAGGCCATTGCCGATATAGCCCACGCCAAAGGGGCTCTATTGGTAGCGGCAGTGAATCCTATATCTCTGGGGGTACTGGAAGCTCCCGGCTTGTTAGGCGCGGACCTGGTGGCAGGAGAAGGCCAGCCTTTGGGCCTGTCAACTTCTTTCGGCGGTCCGTATCTGGGTTTTTTCGCCGCCAGTGAAAAACTGCTGCGGAAAATGCCCGGCCGCATTGTAGGTCAAACCACTGATCATGAAGGGACCCGCGGCTTCGTGCTGACCCTCCAGGCCAGAGAGCAGCATATCCGCCGGGAAAAGGCCGTTTCAAACATTTGCTCCAATGAGGCTCTCTGTGCTCTGACCGCCGCAGTATACCTGAGTTCTGTCGGCAAAGGGGGGTTCCGGCAGATCGCTGAACTCTGCCTGAATAAGGCGCATTACGCCTACAGCCGGCTGACTGCTCTCAAAGGATGGCGCACGGAGTTTTTCTCTCCCTTTTTCCATGAATTCGTGCTTCATTGTGATCAGCCTGTGGCTGAGATCAACCGGGCCCTGCTGGCGAAAAAGATCATCGGCGGCCTGGATCTGGAGCATTATTATCCGGAATTGGCCGGATGCATGCTGATTGCGGTGACGGAAAAAAGGACCAGGGCGGACATTGACCGCCTGGCGGCTGCACTGGAGGCGATGGTATGAGAACGAGCCAGACTTTGATTTTTGAACTGGGCGCGCCCGGCCGGCAAGCCCTGGATTTGCCGGCCTCTGATGTGCCGGCGGCAAGCCCGGCGGCTTTACCGGCAAAATACCGGCGCAAAACCCCGGCAGTCTTGCCGGAAGTCAGCCAGCCGGAACTGATCCGGCATTATACTGCTTTGTCCCGGCGCAATTTTGGCGTGGATTCCGGCTTTTATCCGCTGGGCTCCTGCACCATGAAATACAATCCCAAAATCAACGAGGACGCCTGCCGCTATTCCGGCTTTTCCCAGCTGCATCCCCTGCAGGATGAGGCTGGGGCCCAGGGGGCGCTGCGGCTCTTATACGAGATGCAGCAGGATCTGGCGGAAATCGCCGGCATGGATGCCGTAACGATGCAGCCGGCAGCCGGTGCTCACGGAGAATTAACCGGCTTGAAGCTCATCCGGGCCTATCACCGCCATCGGGGCGAACAACGGACCAAGGTGATCGTGCCGGATTCGGCTCACGGCACCAACCCGGCCACAGCCACAGTCTGCGGCCTGGAGACGGTGGAGATCAAGTCTCATGCCGACGGCTCAGTGGATTTAGACGCCCTGCAGGCTGCCGTGGGACCGGATACAGCGGCTCTGATGCTGACCAACCCCAGTACCTTAGGGTTGTTTGAAAGCAATATCGGCGAGATCGCCCGCATTGTCCACGCTGCCGGCGGCCTGCTCTATTACGACGGGGCCAACGCCAACGCCATTATGGGCCTTTCCCGGCCGGGAGACATGGGATTTGACGTGGTGCACTTCAATCTGCACAAGACCTTCGCCACCCCTCACGGCGGCGGCGGTCCGGGCTCCGGTCCGGTAGGGGTCAAAAAGGATTTGGCGCCTTTTTTGCCGGCGCCATTGGTTGGCTTAGCCGACGGCAGATATTACTGGGATCAGGACCGTCCTTTGTCCATCGGCAGGGTCCACTCCTTTCATGGCAACTTCGGAGTCATTGTCCGGGCTTACGCCTACATACGGGCCATGGGGCCGGACGGGCTGCGCCAGGCCAGTGAGGACGCCGTATTAAATGCAAATTATTGTCTTAGCCGCCTGAAGCAGGGATTTGACGCTCCTTTCTCCCGTTACTGCATGCATGAGTGCGTGCTGACCTCGAAGAAGCAGAAACCTTACGGCGTTAAGACGCTGGATATAGCCAAACGGCTGCTGGATTATGGCTATCATCCCCCTACCATTTATTTCCCGCTGATTGTCGAAGAAGCCCTGATGATCGAACCCACCGAGACCGAGAGCAAGGAAACCCTGGACGGATTTATTAAGGCCATGCTGCAGATCGCCGGAGAAGCGGCTTCTGATCCGGGAACGGTACAAGGCGCGCCCTACAGCACGGTTGTAGGCCGCCTGGATGAAGCTGCGGCCGCCAGAAAGCCGGTTATTCGATGGAAACCCTAGCAGATTTGGCGGCAAAAGGATGGAAGGTCAGGCAGAAGCATTTTCCGCCGTCCCTTTGCCTGGCCTACCCCTCTGAAACCCAGACCATCAGCGTCACCGGCAAGGGCTGCGAACTGAACTGCGCCCATTGCGGCGGCGTATATCTCAAGGGCATGAAGCCGTTGGAGGATATCATCAGCCAAGGGGGCATTTCAGCGGCCAGCTGTCTGATCAGCGGCGGCTGCACCAAGGCAGGCAATGTACCCATAGCCGCCTATGCCGACCAATTGGCGGCCATGAAGGGGGACAGCCGGTTCAATCTTCATGTGGGTCTGGTGGATGACCCGGATATCGCGGCTATCGCCAGACTGGCTGATAAAGTATCGTTCGATTTTGTCGGGGATGACCAAACCATCCATGAGGTATTCGGACTAAACCGTACTGTGGCTGATTACGTGGCATGCTACCGGAAACTCAGGAACTGCTGCAAGGTCATACCCCATATTTGCATTGGACTTCACGGAGGCGAAATCCGGGGAGAGTACCGGGCGCTGGAGTTACTGCAGGAACTGGGGGCTGACAACCTGACTTTCATTATTTTCACCCCTACCAAAGGGACTCGCTATGCCGACTGTTCCCCTCCCGATCTGGAAGCAGCGGTCAGGGTATTAGCGGCCGCCCGTCAGCTGTTTCCTGCTGCGCCGCTCCACCTGGGCTGTATGCGTCCGGGCGGCCGCTATCGTCAGGCGGCGGATGAGTGGGCAGTGCGTGTAGGCATGAATACTATCGTGAATCCTGTACCGGCCGCGGTCAGACTGGCGCAGGAACTGGGTCTTTCCATCGTGAAACAGCAGGAGTGTTGTGCGCTATGAATTTCTGGAAGCTATCGGCGGGAACCGCCGGCCTGATCGGACAAAAGCCGGTTAAAACCGATGCCCCGCCTACTACCGGCTATATTATGCTGGGGGAAAAATGCGGCAATAACTGCCGGTTTTGTTCTCAGTCCCGGCAAAGCCAGGCTAAGGACAATCTTCTCTCCCGGATTACCTGGCCGGCAGTGCCGGCAGCCGAGGCGGCCAGCGGCATTGCCGCGGCCTATGCCGCCGGACGGATTAAACGGGCCTGCCTGCAGGTAGTTCACAGTGGC is part of the Acetonema longum DSM 6540 genome and harbors:
- the gcvH gene encoding glycine cleavage system protein GcvH, whose product is MNFPKELKYSKEHEWIKVEGKRATIGITDFAQSQLGDVVFVELPNTGRTVKAGETFSVVESVKAVSDIYAPVSGTVVAVNEKLNDTPEAVNLSPYEDAWIAVIEMSDPGELEGLLDSGAYEQFTAEGGH
- the gcvPA gene encoding aminomethyl-transferring glycine dehydrogenase subunit GcvPA yields the protein MIRSYLPHTEADRQAMLGVIGVHSAQELFADIPPNLRLARSLDLPAAMAEPELARHLQDMAKSNASLEDYACFLGAGSYDHYIPSVVDHVIRRSEFYTAYTQYQPEIAQGYLQALWEYQSMICEITGMEAANASMYDGGTALAEAAMAACGAVGRNEVIVAGTVHPHYRTLLGTYSIDKGYQIKEAAWAEGVTDLPKLEQQVSSATAAVLIQMPNFFGCLEDVKAIADIAHAKGALLVAAVNPISLGVLEAPGLLGADLVAGEGQPLGLSTSFGGPYLGFFAASEKLLRKMPGRIVGQTTDHEGTRGFVLTLQAREQHIRREKAVSNICSNEALCALTAAVYLSSVGKGGFRQIAELCLNKAHYAYSRLTALKGWRTEFFSPFFHEFVLHCDQPVAEINRALLAKKIIGGLDLEHYYPELAGCMLIAVTEKRTRADIDRLAAALEAMV
- the gcvPB gene encoding aminomethyl-transferring glycine dehydrogenase subunit GcvPB, with translation MRTSQTLIFELGAPGRQALDLPASDVPAASPAALPAKYRRKTPAVLPEVSQPELIRHYTALSRRNFGVDSGFYPLGSCTMKYNPKINEDACRYSGFSQLHPLQDEAGAQGALRLLYEMQQDLAEIAGMDAVTMQPAAGAHGELTGLKLIRAYHRHRGEQRTKVIVPDSAHGTNPATATVCGLETVEIKSHADGSVDLDALQAAVGPDTAALMLTNPSTLGLFESNIGEIARIVHAAGGLLYYDGANANAIMGLSRPGDMGFDVVHFNLHKTFATPHGGGGPGSGPVGVKKDLAPFLPAPLVGLADGRYYWDQDRPLSIGRVHSFHGNFGVIVRAYAYIRAMGPDGLRQASEDAVLNANYCLSRLKQGFDAPFSRYCMHECVLTSKKQKPYGVKTLDIAKRLLDYGYHPPTIYFPLIVEEALMIEPTETESKETLDGFIKAMLQIAGEAASDPGTVQGAPYSTVVGRLDEAAAARKPVIRWKP